The following are encoded together in the Halopseudomonas salegens genome:
- the ntrB gene encoding nitrate ABC transporter permease, with protein MPVWLVNVSQFLLHRALPPVLVIAGCLLLWEMLCAAPDSSLPAPSQVVSDTWELIVNPFYNHGGNDVGMAWQILASLERVAYGYTLAAIVGVALGVLVGQSTWAMRGLDPLFQVLRTVPPLAWLPLSLAGFQDSNPSAIFVIFITAIWPVIINTSVGVRNIPEDYRNVARVLRLNGAEYFAKIMLPAAAPYIFSGLRIGIGLSWLAIVAAEMLVGGVGIGFFIWDAWNASLISDIVLALIYVGIVGFALDRLVALIGRLVTRGTSGA; from the coding sequence CAATGTCAGTCAGTTCCTGTTGCACCGGGCGTTACCGCCAGTGCTGGTGATTGCTGGTTGTTTGCTGCTCTGGGAGATGCTCTGCGCCGCTCCGGACAGTTCATTGCCGGCGCCCAGCCAGGTGGTCTCGGATACCTGGGAACTGATCGTCAATCCCTTCTATAACCACGGCGGTAACGATGTGGGCATGGCCTGGCAGATTCTCGCCAGCCTGGAGCGGGTAGCCTACGGTTATACCCTGGCGGCGATTGTCGGTGTTGCCCTGGGTGTGCTGGTCGGGCAATCGACCTGGGCCATGCGCGGACTGGACCCGCTGTTTCAGGTCCTGCGTACCGTGCCACCGCTGGCCTGGTTGCCGCTGTCACTGGCTGGTTTTCAGGACAGCAACCCGTCAGCCATATTCGTGATTTTCATTACCGCGATCTGGCCGGTCATCATCAATACCTCGGTGGGGGTGCGCAATATCCCTGAGGACTACCGCAATGTTGCCCGGGTACTGCGCCTGAACGGTGCCGAGTACTTCGCCAAGATCATGCTGCCAGCGGCTGCGCCCTATATTTTCTCGGGCCTGCGCATTGGTATCGGCCTGTCCTGGTTGGCGATTGTTGCCGCCGAGATGCTGGTAGGTGGCGTTGGTATCGGCTTCTTTATCTGGGATGCCTGGAACGCGTCGCTGATCAGCGACATCGTACTGGCCCTGATCTATGTCGGCATCGTCGGCTTCGCCCTTGACCGTCTGGTCGCCCTGATCGGTCGACTGGTTACCCGTGGCACCTCTGGCGCCTGA